Within the Bombina bombina isolate aBomBom1 unplaced genomic scaffold, aBomBom1.pri scaffold_919, whole genome shotgun sequence genome, the region tgagctagtgacgtatgggatatacattcctaccaggaggggcagtttcccaaaaatacaccccccaccacacccacaattcagttttacaaactttgcctcctatggaggtggtgaagtaattttgtgctagatttctacgttgatatgcgcttctcaacatgctgaagcctggttcctctcagagtgcagtgaatggcagagggatgtgaagggagtattacgtattgaatacaatggtcatcctaacggggatctatttcataggttctctgttatcggtcgtagagattcatctcctacctcccttttcagatcgacgatatactcttatatactattacctctgattctcgtttcagtactggtttggctatctactttatgtagatgagtgtcttttggtaagtatgttttcttttatttaagacactctcagctatggtttggcactttatatgtaaagttctaaatatatgttttgtacttatattttccatgattcaggttaatcagtatatttccttcttacagactgtcagtttcattttggcaaatgcatattaaaaaaaaaaaaaaaagtttcttacctgaacatttttcaaattgactctcttttctaaattgcgggctgttaggctcgtgggagcgcaaaatgctataatttattgcgtcatttttggcgcaagactttttttggcgcgagaattgcgtttgttgacgtaatttcgtcatttccggcatcttagttgtcaccgagagttttcacgtagctccgtcatctatgacgctcgtgtttgttgcagacgttcttggcgccaaaaaatattttgtcagtggtgggcgtcatacttggcgccagatttttgacattatttaagtccttatttcattttgcttctggtttccagaggcttattttgtttgcattttttcccattcctgaaactgtcatataaggaaattgataatattgctttatatgttctttttctattacatattgcaagatgtctcaaactgaccttgtttcagaatctactactggaatcctgctgcctgatctcggttctaccaaagctaagtgcacttgtggtaactgttcttccggctgtagtttgtgttagttgtcatgataaactttcaaacgcagacaatatttccattagtagtaatccattacctgtttttgttccttcaacatccaaaggttcaggatattcctgttaatgtgagagaatttgtttctaattccattcagaaggctttgtctgtcataccaccttctaataaacgtaaaaggtcttttaaaacttctcttaatttcgatgaatttttaaataaccgacagcattctgatttatctatctctgatgaggatctatctggttcagaagattctgcctcagatattgacactgacaaatcttcatacttatttaaaatggagtatattcgttccttattaaaagaggtgttgattgcattagatatggaggagactagtcctcttgatattaaaaccagtaaactttaaattcgttttttaaacctcatgtagttattccagaggtttttccagttcctgatgcttttttagatgtaatttctagggaatggaatagactgggtactttgtttactccttcaaggtttaagaaactgtatcctttgccgactgattggagttttgggaaaagatccccaaagttgatggggccatctctactcttgcaaagtgtactgctattcctacagcagatagtacttattttaaagatcctttagataggaagcttgaatcttatctaaggaaggctttttTATGGTCAGGTCATCTTCttatgcctgctatttctttggctgatgttgctgctgcttcaactttttggttggaaactttagcgcaacaagtaccagatcataatgtgtatagcattgttaagctaattcaacatgctaataatttcatttgtgatgccatttttttatatcattagaattgatgtcagatatatgtctttagctattttagctagaaaagttttatggcttaaatcttggaatgctaatatgacttctaaatcaacgttgctatctctttctttccaaggtaataaattatttggttctcagttggattctattatttcaactgtcactgggggggaagggagattttttgcctcaggataaaaaatctaagggtaaatttagggctgctaaccgttttcgtttttCGTCAGAATACgtaacagaaacctgaccctttccctaaaggaacggtttccaattggaagccttctccagtctggaataaatccaagccatttaaaaaatcaaaatcagcccccaagtctgcatgaaagtgcggccctcattccagcacagctggtagggggctgactaagattttacaaggatgtttggaacaattcaatccaaaatcattggattcagaacattgtttctcaagggtacagaataggtttcaaagtaagaccgcctgtgagaagtttctttctctcacgcattccagtgaacccagtaaaggctcaggctttcctgaagtgtgtttcagacctggagttatctggggtaattgtgccagttccctttctggaacgggtctggggttttattcaaatctgttcattattccaaagaaggagaattctttcagaccagttctggatctaaaaattttgaatagttatgtaagaataccaacattcaagatggtgactataaggactattctgccttttgttcagcaagggcattatatgtccacaatagacttacaggatgcatatcttcatattccgattcatccagatcactatcagtttctgagattctcttttctagacaggcattaccaatttgttgctcttccttttggcctagcaaccgctccaaggatcttttcaaagcttctcggtgccctgctctctgtaatcagagagcggggtattgcagtgtttcattatttggatgatatcttggtactagctcagtctttacattctgcagaatctcacacgaatcaactagtgttgtttcttcaaagacattgttggaggaccaatttaccaaaaagttccttgattcctcagacaagggtaacctttttaggattccaaatagattcagtatccatgactttgtctctaacagacaaaagacgtctgaaattggtttcagcttgtcggaaccttcagtttcaatcattcccttcagtagctatgtgcatggaggttttaggtctcatgactgcagcatcggacgcgatcccctttgctcattttcacatgagacctcttcagctttgtatgctgagccaatggtgcagggattatacaaagatatcacaattaatatccttaaatcccaatgttcgactatatctgacttggtggttagatcaccatcgtttagttcaaggggcctcttttgttcgtccatcctggactgtgatcaccacagatgcgagtctttcaggttggggagctgtctggggatctctgacagcgcagggggttcggaaatctcaagaggcgagattaccaatcaatattttggaactctgtgcgattctcagagcgcttcagttttggcctcttctgaagagagaacagtttatttgttttcagacggacaatgtcacaaccatggcgtatgtcaatcatcaaggtgggactcacagtcctcaagctatgaaagaagtatctcggatacttgcatgggcggaatccagctcctgtctaatctctgcggtccatatcccaggtatagacaattgggaagcggattatctcagccaccagactttacatccgggagagtggtctcttcacccagatgtgttttttcagattgttcagatgtgggggcttccagaaatagatctgatggcttctcatctaaacaggaaacttcccaggtatatgtccaggtccagggttcctcaggcggaagcagtggatgcgttgtcacttccttggagttatcaacctgcttatatctttccgcctctagttcttccaagagtgatttccaaaatcataatggagtgttcatttgtactgctggtggctccagcatggccacacaggttttggtatgcggatcttgttcggatgtccagttgccaaccttggccacttccgttaaggccagaccttctgtctcaaggcccatttttgcatcaggatctcaattcattaaatttgaaggtatggacatTGAacccttagtgcttagtcatagaggtttctctgactcggtaattaatactatgttgcaggctcgcaaatctgtgcctagaaagatttattaccgagtttggaagacttacatttcatggtgtttttctcataaattctcttggcattcttttagaattcctagaattttacagtttcttcaggatggtttggataagggtttgtctgcaagttccttgaaaggacaaatctctgctctttctgttctgttccacagaaaaattactaatcttcctgatattcattgttttgtacaggctttggttcgtatcaagcctgtcattaagtcaatctctcctccttggagtttgaatttggttctgggggctcttcaggctcctccatttgaacctatgcattcgctggacattaaattactttcttggaaagttttgtttcttttggccatctcttctgctagaagagtttctgaattatctgctctttcttgtgagtctccttttctgatttttcatcaggataaggcggtgttgcgaacttcttttaaatttttacctaaggttgtgaattctaacaacattagtagagaaattgtggttccttcattgtgtcctaatcctaagaattctaaggaaaagtcgttgcattctttggatgtagttagagctttgaaatattatgttgaagctactaaggatttccgaaagacttctagtctatttgttatcttttccggttctaggaaaggtcagaaggcttctgccatttctttggcatcttggttaaaatctttgattcatcatgcttatgtcgagtcgggtaaaactccgcctcaaaggactacagctcattctactaggtcagtttctacttcctgggcgtttaggaatgaagcttcagttgatcagatttgcaaagcagccacttggtcttctttgcatacttttactaaattctaccatttttatgtgttttcttcttctgaagcagtttttggtagaaaagtacttcaggcagctgtttcagtttgattcttctgcttataatttcggtttttttcattataagatttaaactttgttttgggtgtggatttttttcagcggaattggctgtctttattttatccctccctctctagtgactcttgcgtggaagatccacatcttgggtagtcattatcccatacgtcactagctcatggactcttgctaattatatgaaagaaaacataatttatgtaagaacttacctgataaattcatttctttcatattagcaagagtccatgaggcccacccatttttgtggtggttatgatttttttgtataaagcacaattattccaattccttattttttatgctttcgcacttttttcttatcaccccacttcttggctatacgttaaactgatttgtgggtgtggtgaggggtgtatttataggcattttgaggtttgggaaactttgcccctcctggtaggaatgtatatcccatacgtcactagctcatggactcttgctaatatgaaagaaattaatttatcaggtaagttcttacataaattatgtttttttcattggtGGCAGTGAGAGAAGAGGCAGTTGGTGGCCTAGCACAGCAGGGgcggggttccctacactacagcaaatgctttggaagtgtgagggagggatgagaccctacactacagagaaaaaaaaagtactctctctttccctccctctttctcgCTCTCCCTCGCTCTCCCTCTCTCTNNNNNNNNNNNNNNNNNNNNNNNNNNNNNNNNNNNNNNNNNNNNNNNNNNNNNNNNNNNNNNNNNNNNNNNNNNNNNNNNNNNNNNNNNNNNNNNGTgtagggaggtaagagatgaatctctacgaccgataacagagaacctatgaaatagaccccgtagaaggagatcactgcattcaaataggcaatactctcctcacatccctctgacattcactgcacgctgagaggaaaaccgggctccaacttgctgcggagcgcatatcaacgtagaatctagcacaaacttacttcaccacctccatcggaggcaaagtttgtaaaactgaattgtgggtgtggtgaggggtgtatttataggcattttaaggtttgggaaactttgcccctcctggtaggaatgtatatcccatacgtcactagctcatggactcttgctaattacatgaaagaaataacatttttgtcaccacactcgctctgcacttcctagttacttaagagtaggcaaagagaatgactggggggtggagctaaggggggagctatataggcagctctgctgtgggtgctctctttgccacttcctgtaggggaggagaatatcccacaagtaaggatgaatccgtggactcaatacatcttacaagagaaattaacatTTATTGCTTATTTCTCCCAACCCTCACAGGGAATGTACTTTTgcctgctggctatgtttacacagcttttctatagtcaATTAATAGAAAATTTCAGTATAGGTAGAGATatcacaggcaaaaacagctactccagcaggtcaaatggatcattgggaacaacttAAAGGGCAGAGAAATGTAGgatacactgcccctttaatataagtAACATTCTCCCATGCCTGGTATACTATATTGATATTTCATCCCAATATATAGGCAAGACAGGATTTTGCCAAAAAATcttaaattaaagtgacagtctacaccagaattttagttttaaaagataatccgtttattatccattccccagtattgcataaccaacagttatatttatactttttacctctgattaccttgtatctaagcatcttctgacagccccatgatcacatgactattaacttgcaatttagccaattagtgctgtgctgactcttaaataactccacgggcataaccacaaacaatgttatctatatggcccttatgaactagcagtctcctgttgtgaaaagctaataaagcatGTGGTAAGAGGCTGCTTGTAGTGGTTTAgaagcaggcagaaatttagaggtttaaatgttataaagtatattaaagggacactcaatcaaaattaaactttcattattcagatagagcatgctattttaaacaactttccaatttacttccattaacaaaatgtgcagtctttttgtatttaaactttttgaatcaccagctcctaataagcatgtgcaagaataagcatgtatgcatttgtgaatggctgatggctgtcacatggtacgtgtatgcatttgtgattggctgatggctgtcacatggtacagggggagtggaaagacaacttaaaattgtcagaataaaaatctactactcatttgaaattcagactaagcgctattgcattgtcttgttatcttgcatttgttgattatgcaaatatactgtgttgactggtcctttaatataacaatgttggttgtacaaagctggggaaaggatattaaaaggcattatctatctttttaaacaaaaacaattttagtgttgactgtccctttaaacaggattcagatagggaagtgatggctaaccttggcatccCAGATGTTTTGaacctacatttcccatgatacttaggcactctgcagtctagttgagcatcatggtaaatgtagttctaaaacagaGGTGCCACGATTAGCCATCACAGAGAGAGCAtataaactttccagtttacttcgatTATAAAAATGTGCGATTATTGTTACCTTTTTTTGAGTTGCTCGGACTCTTTTTATTGGTTGTACTACTGTCtgcctttttcacatttgcagCCTTTGCCGCTTTTTTGCTTTTGGGAGTTGATTTTGGCTTTGACTTTTCCTTTCTAGCAATCTTCTTTGGTGGCTGAAAAATAGAACAAAATTACAACACTGCATAATCACAATAGATATGGATGCtcaaagtgatcacaatccattgattaaaatatatatatatattttttttaatatgagagCTAGAGGAGGGAGAGAATATAGAGTGACAGAGTGAAAACATTTTTCAAGGGTTTTCTATTCTGCCTATAAATTTGCTCAGtcatgtgaaatttttttttttttttttaaaaatacataaataaaattactTAACTCATACCTCTTCCTCATCACTTTCTTTATCTTCACCTGAAGATTCCTCCTTATCTTTTTTCTCATCTTCACTGCTCGACTCATCAGATAAGATCACATTGGACTTGCTGTTCTTGGATTTTCGCGCAGATCCTGAGCTGCTTCTTTCCTTTTTACCGCCTTTAGGGGACTT harbors:
- the LOC128643511 gene encoding protein DEK-like, translated to SLPKTKTKSPKGGKKERSSSGSARKSKNSKSNVILSDESSSEDEKKDKEESSGEDKESDEEEPPKKIARKEKSKPKSTPKSKKAAKAANVKKADSSTTNKKSPSNSKKGNNNRTFL